The following proteins come from a genomic window of Trifolium pratense cultivar HEN17-A07 linkage group LG4, ARS_RC_1.1, whole genome shotgun sequence:
- the LOC123924114 gene encoding uncharacterized protein At5g39865-like, translated as MWTPWLNSPRRHRNSLPSSPSSPSHSRTLPVNFSCSSFKDIQSLIQEKPEPTLPKSPSLFRRVLISTTFLRALGAASRTTITPSSKVTLPPGLENRVVIYYTSLRVVRRTFDDCRAVRAILRCFHVAVDERDVSIDDNFREELNGILNRKSVTLPRVFIGGVYIGGVDDVKQLHENGELNSLIERLPKSNQNGCCDFCGGFRFVVCDECNGSHKVFTEKNGFKSCLSCNANGLIRCPACFFILPRNTR; from the coding sequence ATGTGGACACCTTGGTTAAATTCACCGCGTCGCCACCGCAATTCACTACCGTCGTCACCATCATCACCGTcacattcccgaactctccccgTTAACTTCTCATGCTCTTCCTTCAAAGACATTCAATCTCTCATCCAAGAAAAACCTGAACCAACTTTACCAAAATCTCCTTCACTTTTCCGTCGAGTCCTCATCTCCACCACTTTCCTCCGCGCTTTAGGCGCCGCCTCCCGCACCACCATCACTCCCTCGTCAAAAGTCACACTCCCTCCCGGCCTCGAAAATCGCGTCGTCATCTACTACACAAGCCTCCGTGTCGTCCGTCGTACCTTCGACGACTGCCGTGCCGTCCGCGCAATTCTCCGATGTTTCCACGTCGCAGTCGACGAACGCGACGTTTCAATCGACGATAACTTCCGTGAAGAACTCAACGGGATCTTAAACCGGAAAAGCGTAACACTCCCTAGGGTTTTCATCGGCGGCGTTTACATCGGTGGAGTTGACGATGTGAAACAGTTACATGAAAACGGTGAACTGAATAGTTTAATCGAACGGTTACCAAAGTCGAATCAGAACGGTTGTTGTGATTTCTGTGGAGGGTTCAGATTTGTTGTGTGTGATGAGTGTAACGGAAGTCACAAAGTGTTTACGGAGAAGAATGGGTTTAAAAGTTGTTTATCATGTAATGCTAACGGTTTGATTAGGTGTCCTGCATGTTTCTTCATACTGCCGCGAAACACCAGATAG